A region of the Pseudomonas asiatica genome:
CGCTTTTGAGAAGCGTTTTCAGATCAAAAGCTTAAGGTGAGTACCATGACAAGCTGCGGCGTATTTTGTCTCAGGATTGAAACAGGCAGCCGCTGGCGGTGCAGGCAAAGCCAGTGTTGGCCTTGATTGGAAGGGTTTTTGCAGGAGTGTTTCAGCGCCTTGACACTACCTTCGACGCCCAGCAAAACCCCATGTTTTCAGGGGCTTCGCCCCACAGGGGTGTGTCGGTGGATTAACACTCGGTGGGGCAGGATGGCGCATCGCTACCAATGAACCTAGCCACTGTTTGTAGTGCCAGCAACTGGCGTTGCGGCCAATTGCCCTCAATTATTTTGTACGCCTGGTCATGCCGTTGCAGCCAGTGCAGGCTGTCGTCGAAAAAGCGCTGGCGGTCGCGCAGTTCGGGCTGGCTGCGCTGGCCATCGGCAACCCAATCCACGCCTTGCGGGCTCAGCAGCAGGTGCAGGTGGTAATGCCGTGCCAGCAGCGCCTGCTCCAGCCAGGCCGGGCAGTCGCCGAACAGGGCGTGGCTCCAGAGCATGTTACTGAGCAGATGGGTGTCGAGAATCAGCAGCGGCGGTGCCTGCTCGCGTGCGTGGTCTTCCCAGGCCAGCTGGCCGCGGGCGATGGCAGGGATGTCGGCATAGCAGGTGTCGCGGCATTCCTGGTCGATGAAGTGGCGCACGTATTCGGCCACCACCACGCCGCCGAAATGCGCCTGGATCACCCCGCTGAGCCAGCTCTTGCCGCTGGATTCCGGGCCGCACAGCACCAGTACTTTCATGGATTGTGCCACGCTCATGGCTGCACCAACGCCGGGTCACGGCGCCATTCCAGCCAGCCACGCACGGCAATCAGGGTGAGCACGGCGAAGAAGCCTGCGGTGAAGTACAGCTGCTGGTGCAGGTACTGGCCCACGTAGATGATGTCTACCACCACCCACAGCGGCCAGCACTGCAGGCGCTTCTGCGCCATCCACAGTTGTGCCACCAGGCTGAAGCCGGTCAGGGTAGCGTCCAGCCAGGGCAGGGCGGCGTCGGTCCAGGTGGCCATCGCCGCGCCCAGGGCGGCGCTCAGCAGCACCCCGCCGGCCAGGCCGGCGAGCAATGCCGGGCGCTGCAGGCGGGTGACCTGGCGGGCGTCTTCAGCATGGCCCGGGCGCTTCCATTGCCACCAGCCGTAGACCTGCAGGATGGCATAGGCCACTTGCAGCAGCATGCCCGAGTACAGCTTCACCTCGTAGAACAGCCAGCCATAGATCAGCACCATGACCAGGCCGATCGGCCAGCACCAGGCGTTCTGCTTGACCGTGAGCCAGACAGCGGTGACGCCGAGGACGGCGGCGATGAGTTCAAGGCCGGACATCGGCGATCCTTGGAGACTGCGGGGGAGGGGCGCGATTGTAGCGGGTCGGCCGGGGAAGGTGTAGGGCGTTGGGGCCTTTGGGGCTGCTTTGCAGCCCATCGCGACACAAGGCCGCTCCTACAGGGGGACGCGATCGTCTGTAGGAGCGGCCTTGTGTCGCGAAAGGGGCGCAAAGCGCCCCCGGCATTCTCAACCTTACACCCGGAACTGCCGCAACAACTGCTCCAGCTCTTCGCTCAGCTGCCCCAGCGCCATCCCGGCATCGCTGGACTGCCGCGCCGCATCGGCGGTCTGCTGGGACAACCCGGCAGTATCCAGCACGTTGCGGTTGATCTCTTCGACCACGTGTGACTGTTGCAAGGTGGCGCTGGCAATGGAGGCATTCAACGCAGTGAGGTTGTTCAGCGACTGGTTGATGGCATCCAGGCTGGCACCGGCCTCGCGGGCCTGCTCGACGGTCTGGCGCGAGGCCTCGCTGCTGGTGTCGATGGCCTTGACCGCAGCGTCCGACTGGCTTTGCAGGTGCTCGATCATGGTATGGATCTCGGCCGTCGACTGCGCCGTGCGCTGGGCCAGCAGGCGCACCTCGTCGGCGACCACGGCAAAGCCGCGGCCTTGCTCGCCGGCCCGCGCCGCCTCGATGGCTGCGTTCAGCGCCAGCAGGTTGGTCTGTTCTGCGATGGAGCGGATCACGTCCAGCACACCACCGATGCGCGTGCTGTGCCCGGCCAGGTCGCGGATCACCTGCACGGCCTGGTCGATGGTCAGCGACAGCCGGTCGATCTGCGCCAGGCTGCCGTGAATGGCCTCCTGGCCGTGTGCTACCTGCTGTTGCGCGGTGCGCATTTCGCCAGCGGCCTGTTCGGCGGTCTTGGCCACGTCCTGCACGGCGTAGGTCACTTCGTTGACCGCAGTGGCCACCTGGTCCATCTGCAGCGATTGCTGGGCGCTGTGCTGTTGCGCGGCACCGGCATTGTCGCCGACATGCCCGGCGGACCGGGCCAGGGCATGGGCCGCCCCTTGCAACTGGCCGACCACGCCTTGCAGCTTGCCGTTGAAGCGGTTGAAGTGTTCGCCCAGGTGGGTGATTTCGTCACGGCCGTGAGTGTCCAGGCGCCGGGTCAGGTCGCTTTCGCCGCTGGCGATGTTGCCCATGGCCTGCACCGCTTCCTGCAGCGGGCGGGCGATGCTGCGGGCAATCAGCATGACCACCAGCGCCATCAGCAGGGCAATGGCCACGCCTACCAGCGAGGCGTCACGCAACTGGCGAGCGAATTCGGCCTGCACATCGTCGACATACACGCCTGAGCCGATGATCCAGCCCCAGGGCTTGAACAGCTGGATGTAGGACGTCTTGGCCACCGGCTCGCTGGCACCGGGCTTGGGCCAGCGGTAGTTGACCGGCCCGGCGTCCTGCTGCCGGGCCAGGGCGACCATCTCGTTGAACACGGCAAAGCCGTCGGGGTCACGGATGGCCGACAGGTCCTGGCCGTCGAGCTTGGGGTTGGCCGGATGCATGATCATCTTCGGCCCCAGGTCGTTGATCCAGAAGTAGTCGTTCTGGTCGTAGCGCAGCGCGCGTACCACTTGCAGCGCCTGTTGCTGGGCCGCTTCGCGGCTGAGTGTGCCGGCTGCTTCCAGGCCTTGGTAATAGGCCAGCACACCGGCTGCGGTCTGTACCACGTGGCGGGTCTTTTCCGCTTTGGCCTGGTACAGGTCACCGTGGATCTGGCGCAGCATCAGCAGGCCCAATACCACCAGCATGGCCACCGCCACCAAAAGGATCAGCCACAGACGGCGGCTGATAGACATCGATCTCAGGGTTTTCATACCACAGCTCCCGCATTGTTCTTTTTATTCAGGCGCATCCAAGCATGCTTTGCGCCACGCCCCCACTCGACTAATGGCTAAGTGCTATCCATCCAATAGTCTGCAGCAGTTTGTACAAGGCGATTGCAAACGCGCTCTGCTAGGATTTCGGCCGCGCAAGATGAAACCTTTAGGCGGCGTGAACTTTTCTACTGGCATTGCGCCCAACAGTCGCTGTAAAACAGCCGGGCCGCGTGCGGCAACTTCAAGCAAATCAAGAACAAGGGGCCTGCAACGAGCAGCGCTCCATCGGGGGAATGATGGATTTTTGGACTGCCTTCCAGGCAATCATCTTAGGCGTGGTCGAAGGGCTGACGGAGTTTCTGCCGATCTCCAGTACCGGCCACCAGATCATCGTCGCCGACCTGATCGGGTTTGGTGGCGAACGGGCCATGGCTTTCAACATCATCATTCAGCTGGCGGCGATCCTGGCGGTGGTGTGGGAGTTTCGCGGCAAGATCTTCGACGTGGTCTTCGGCCTGACCAGCCAGCCCACGGCGCGGCGTTTCACCGGTAACCTGTTGCTGGCGTTCCTGCCGGCAGTGGTGCTGGGCGTGCTGTTCGCCGACCTGATTCACGAATACCTGTTCAACCCGATCACCGTGGCGGCTGCGTTGGTGGTGGGCGGGGTGATCATGCTCTGGGCCGAGCGCCGCGAGCACCGTGTGGAGGTGGATCACGTGGACGACATGCGCTGGAGCCACGCGCTGAAGATCGGCTTCATCCAGTGCCTGGCGATGATCCCGGGCACTTCGCGCTCCGGCTCGACCATTATCGGTGGCCTGCTGTTCGGCCTGTCGCGCAAGGCGGCGACCGAGTTCTCGTTCTTCCTGGCGATGCCGACCATGGTCGGTGCGGCGGTGTATTCGGGCTACAAGTACCGCGACCTGTTCCAGCCCGGCGACCTGCCGGTATTTGCCATCGGCTTCGTGACCTCGTTCATCTTTGCCATGATTGCCGTGCGTGGCTTGCTCAAGTTCATTGCCAACCACAGCTATGCGGTGTTCGCCTGGTACCGCATTGCCTTTGGCCTGCTGATCCTGGCGACCTGGCAGTTCGGCTGGGTCGACTGGGCGACGGCACATGGCTGAGGCAGCGCGGGGGCAAAGGGGGGAGGGCGTACGTAATTTGCGCCTGAAGCTGCTGCTGTTGGGCCTGCTGTGCCTGCTGCCGGGCCTGGGCGCGGCGCGCATGGCCTGGGTCGACCAGGCCTGGTGGCCGCTGGCGCTGTACCCGGCAATGAGCCTGATCAGCCTGTTGCTGTATTGGCAGGACAAACAGCAGGCGCGTACCCAGGCCTGGCGTACGCCCGAGAAGGTGCTGCATGCCAGTGAGCTGCTGGGCGGCTGGCCGGGGGCACTGCTGGCGCAGCAGCTGTATCGGCATAAGACGCGCAAGCTGTCGTACCAGCTGGTGTTCTGGGGGATTGTGCTGGTGCACCAGGTGTTCTGGGCGGACTGGCTGTTTCTTGGTGGGCGGTATCTGACCTTCAGTTGATATGTGACTGTGCCGGCCCTTTCGCGGGTAAACCCGCTCCCACAGGTACAGCACAAGTCTTGAGGCCAGTGGAGAACCCTGTGGGAGCGGGTTTACCCGCGAAAGGGCCAGCACAGGGAATTCACAACACCAACCCCACCTGCAACCGCTTAGGCAACCGCCGCACCACCAGCTGGTGCGAGCGCTGCAACAGATCACACAGCTCCTCACGCCCCATGGGGTAGGGCAATGCCATGCTGATCCACCGCGCCCGCGCCAGGTACGGCGCAGGCCGCACCCCCGGGCGATCGCAATAGCCGAGAAACAGTTCGTCGGCCACCTTGAACGACAACCCCGCACCCGCCAGGTCGAGCACCGCGAACATCTTGTTGCCCGCCACCGAGAACACCCGGATGCCGCCCCATTTGTAGTCTTCCCGCGCACCCGGCAGGCTCAGGCAGAACGCTGCCACCTGGGCTTCGCTCATGTTCCGCTCAGACATACTTTTCTCCACAGGCCTCGAACGACGCCGCCAGGTGGTCGATCCATACCCGTACCGCAGGCAGCAAGCCGCGCCGGTGCGGGTACACCGCCTGCAGGTAGCCACCCGGCAGCGACCAGTCCGGCAGCAGGCGCACCAGTTCGCCGCGCGCCAGTTCTTCTTCACAGAACATGCTGGGCAGCGCGGTAAACCCGAGGCCTGCCCGTACAGCAGCATTACGTACTACGAAATCATCGATGGCGAGGCGCGGCTCCAGTGCGATTTCCTGCTGTTTGCCATGGGGGCCGAACAGGCGGAAGTGTACCAGCCGGTCAGCCTCGGCAGCGCCCAGCACCGGCAATGATGCCAGTTGGCCCGGTTCGCGGATGTGGTCGGCGAAACCGGGCGCTGCAACCAGCTGCATCTGCGCCTGGCGCAGGCGGCGGGTGACCAGGGCCGGGTCTTCATCGCCCAGGTCGCGTACGCGCAGGGCCACGTCGATACCTTCGGAAATCAGGTCGACCCGGCGGTTGAGCAGCACCATGTCCAGTTGCACCAGTGGGTACTGCGCGAGAAAGCGGCTGATCACATCCGGCAGAAAGGCGTGGGCCAATGCCACCGGGCAGGACACCCGCAAGCGCCCGCGCGGTTCGCTGCTCATGCTGGCCACGGCCTCGTCGGCGGCTTCGGCTTCCAGCAGCATGGCCTGGCAGTGGTGCAGGTAGCGCTCGCCCACCGCGGTGAGCTTCAGTTGCCTTGTAGTGCGTTGCAGCAGGCGCGTGCCCAGGCGTTCTTCAAGCTCGGCGATACGCCGCGACAGGCGCGACTTGGGGATGCCCAGCTGGCGGCCGGCTGCGGCGAAACCGCCGGCTTCGACCACGCGGGCGAAGTAGAAAAGGTCGTTGAGGTCTTGCATGGGAATGTCTCACTGTTCCATCTGTAGGACAAACTAACGCATTTTTGCTGCCTTATCAGCTATTGTTGATGTCGGTAGGATTCTCCCCATCGTGATCGCCCAACGTCGCGGTCTTCATTCACAGGAGAGTCCCATGAAACTGTTGCATATCGATTCGAGCATCCTGGGCGACAATTCCGCCTCCCGCCAACTGAGCCGCGAAGTGGTCGAAGCCTGGAAAGCCGCCGACCCGAGCGTGGAAGTGGTGTACCGCGACCTGGCCGCTGACGCCATCGCTCACTTCTCCGCGGCTACCCTGGTAGCGGCTGGCACCCCGGAAGACATGCGCGACGCAGCCCAGGCCTTCGAAGCCAAGCTGAGCGCGGAAACCCTGGAAGAGTTCCTGGCTGCCGATGCCGTGGTGATTGGTGCGCCGATGTACAACTTCACCGTGCCGACCCAGCTCAAGGCCTGGATCGACCGTGTTGCCGTCGCCGGCAAGACTTTCCGCTACACCGAAGCCGGCCCGGAAGGCCTGTGCGGCAACAAGAAGGTAGTGCTGGTGTCAACCGCCGGTGGCCTGCACGCTGGCCAGCCGACTGGTGCCGGGCATGAGGACTTCCTCAAGGTATTCCTGGGCTTCATCGGTGTCACCGACCTGGAAATCGTCCGCGCCCATGGCCTGGCCTATGGCCCTGAGCACCGCAGCCAGGCGATCGATGCTGCCCAGGCGCAGATTGCCAACGAGCTGTTTGCTGCTGCCTGATCGAAGGTACGCGATCAAATGTAGGAGCGGCCTTGTGTCGCGATGGGCCGCAAGGCCGCTCCTACAATGACCGCGTCGGCCTGGTGTCAGGCCACCGGAATAGCCGGGTCAGCCGCTGCCAGCGCTGCAGCACGTTCGGCCGCCGGCGGATAGATCCACACGGTATTGATCTGCGCCTTCAACACCTTGGCCTCGGCCTTGTCTTCCGGTGGCGACACCGTGCGTTCCCACCCTTCGGTATACACCGCCCCCCAGGCCCCAAGGTCCAGGCAGGTCACGTACTTGGGCTGGCTGTAGGTCTTCGGTGCCACGCCAATCAGCTCGGCCGCCGCATTGTTGCCCGCATGACGCCCCAGCGGAATCGCATGCTGGCAGGACATCACTGCGTAATTGCCAGCCTCGTCGCAGGCGGCGTAGGCCACATCACCTGCCGCGTACACGGCATCATTGCCTTTCACCTTCAGATTGCCGTCGACATGCAAGCGGCCCTGGCGGTCGCGCTCGCCACTGATCTGCTCGGTGAGCGGGTTGGCCTTGAAACCCACGGTCCAGATCACCGTGCTGGCGTCGATGCGCTGGCCGTTGTCCAGCAGCACGCCGACAGGGTCGACCGAGGCTACCGTGGCGCCACAGATCCACTCCACGCCCAGGGCCTCGGAGGCCTGCTCGATGGCAAGGCGGATGCCGTCACCCAGGGCCGCGCCAATCCTCGCCCCACGGTCGACCACCACCACGCGCAACGCCGCGTCCTCGCCGAGGATTTCGCGCAGGCGGGCCGGCAGTTCGGTGGCGGTCTCGATGCCGGTAAAGCCACCGCCGGCCACCACCACGGTATTGCGCGCCGGTGTGTCGGGCAGGTTCGCCAGTGACTTCAGGTGGGTTTCCAGGCGCGCGGCGCTGTCGAGCTTGTCGACATCGAACACATGCTCGATGCCGACCATGTCGGGCCGGTTGAGCACGCTGCCGCAGGCCATGATCAGGCGGTCGTAGGGCAGGTTGCACTGGGTACCGCTGCGTGTGCGGTAGCTGACGCGGCGGGCCGCTTCATCGATGTGGAAGGCCGTGCCCTGCACGAAGCGGACGTTGACGGCATCGAACAGCTCTTGCAACGGCGCGGCCATGGCATGGACGTCGGGTTCGTAGAAGCGCGGGCGCACATGCAGCTCGGCCTGGGGGGCAAGCAAGGTGACCTCGACATCCTTGCGGTCATGGAGGTCAAGCTGGCGGACGGCGCTGAGCGCGCTCCACAGGCCGGCAAAGCCCGCGCCAATGATCAGGATCTGCTTCATGGTTGTGCTCCTCTGTAGTTCGGTTAACAAGGTAGACCCTGTTGCTGGATGTTGGGGAGCGAGCGTGCTTCAGAATGTTGGCGGCGTGATCACCCAGATCACCACGGCATCCACCTCGCCGGGGTTGCCATAGCGGTGCGGTTCCTGGCTCGAGAAGCTGAAACTGTCCCCTTCACCCAGCTGGAAATGCCGCTCGCCTACCCATAGCTCGAAGCTGCCGCTGAGGATGTAGCCGGCCTCCTCACCGTCGTGGCTGTAGCTCTGCTGGCTGTAGCTGCCCGGAGGGAAGCGCGAATGCAGGATTTCCAGCTGGCGGTTGGGCTGGGGCGTGAGCAGTTGATCGACGATGCCATCTTCGTAATGCACACTCAGGCGGCTGTTGCGCCGTACCACATAGCCCTGGTCCTCGGGCGCAGTGGTGGCTTCGCTGGCGAAGAACCACTGGATAGTCACCCCCAGGCTGCGGGCGATGTTGAACAGCGCCGGAATCGATGGATAGGAGAGGTTGCGCTCCAGCTGGCTGATGTAGCCAGCAGTCAGTTCACTGTGCGTGGCCAGCTCCGCCAGGGTCATGCCACGGCGTTTGCGCAGGCCGCGAATGCGGCTGCCGAGAAACTGCGGCGCGGCGCCCCCGGCTTCGCTGGCAGGGGGCTGGGGGAGTTGGCTCATGCACGTCGGTCCATCGTGAAAAGCCGCAGTATGTACAGCCTCAGAGCGCCCAGGCAACCGTCAGGCCATCGTGAATCGCTTCTTCGGCGGTACGCGGCGCCAGGCAGTCGCCAATGCGGCGCACCTCGACCAGGCCGGCCAGCTCCGTGGCCAGGCGGTCTTCCGGTTGATGGCCCAGGCACAGTACCAGGGTGTCGATGCCTTCGAAGATCATCGGTTCGCCGCTGGCGGTGTGCTGCAGGTACACCGTGTTGTCGTCGCTGCCATACAGGCGGGCATACGGTGTGACGGGAATACCCAGGCGATGCAGCTCGCCGGCCAGTTGGTCGCGCACGTACAGCGGCAGGCTTTCTCCGCAATGAGTGCCATTGACCGCCAGTTGCACCTGGTGGCCCTCGCGTACCAGGCGTTCGGCGATGCCGGGGCCGATCCAGTCGCAGCGCCAGTCGATCACCAGCACCGAGCGCCCCGGTTTTGCTTCATTGCGCAGTATTTGCCAGGCGTCCACCACCTGTAGCTCACCGGTGCGCTCGAAGGCCGGCCAGTAGGGGGTGGCACCGGTGGCCGCGATCACCAGGTCGGGGCGTTCTCGTTCGACCAGTGCGCGGTCGACCCGGGTGTTGCGCACTACTTCCACGCCTGCCAGGGCCATTTCCCGCTGCAGGTTGGTACTGGCGCCACCGAACTCGCTGCGCCGTGGCAGCAACTGGGCGAGCAGCACCTGGCCACCGAGCTGCGGGCCAGCCTCGTACAGCGTGACCTGATGCCCGCGCGCAGCGGCCACGGCGGCGGCTTTCATGCCGGCGGGCCCGCCACCGGCCACGAGGATGCGCTTGGGGTGGGTGGTGATGGACAGTTGCTCGTACTGCAATTCGCGGCCGGTTTCCGGCCGCTGGATGCAGGAAATGGGCAGGCCACGGTGGAAGTGCCCGATGCAAGCCTGGTTGCAGGCGATACAGGCACGTACGTCCTCGACCTGGCCATGCTCGGTCTTGTTCGGCATCTGCGGGTCGCAGATCAGCGCACGGGTCATGCCGCAGACATCGGCCTGGCCACGGGCCAGGATCAGTTCGGCTTCCTGGGGCTGGTTGATACGCCCGGTGACGAACAGCGGGATGCCCAGGTGCTGCTTGAAGGTGCCGGCCTCCCGGGCCAGGTAGGCCGGTTGAATGGCCATCGGCGGCACGATATGCACGGCGCCGCCCAAGGATGCCGACGTGCCGGCAACGATGTGCAGGTAGTCGAGCTGGCCCTGCAAGGCAACCGCTGCAGCCAGCGATTCGTCCTCGCTCAGCCCCTGGCTGTCGCGCTCGTCGGCACTGATGCGCAGGCCGATGATGAACTGCTCGTCGGTGGCCGCGCGTACGGCGCCCAGCACTTCGCGCAGGAACCGCAGGCGCTGCTCGAGCTCACCGTTGTATCCATCCGTGCGCTGGTTCACCCGCGGGTTGAGGAACTGCGCAGGCAGGTAGCCATGGCTGGCCACCACTTCAACGCCATCCAGCCCGGCCTGGTGCAGGCGGCGGGCAGCGCTGGCATAGCCCTGGACGATCTCGTCGATCATTGCCTGGTCCAGCGCGCGCGGCATCACCCGGAAGCGTTCATTGGGCACCGCGGACGCCGAGTAGGCCACCGCCAGCAAGCCGTCCGCCGACTCCATGATCTCCCGCCCGGGGTGGAACAGTTGCGACAGCACCACGGTGCCATGCTCATGGCAGGCCTCGGCAAGCTGGCGATAGCCGTCGATGCAGGCATCGTCGGTGGCCATCAGCACATGCGAGGTGTAGCGGGCGCTGTCATGCACCCCGGCCACCTGCAGCACGATCAGGCCGACGCCACCGGCGGCGCGGGCGCGCTGGTAGGCGATGAGCTTGTCGTTGACCAGGTTGTCGGTAGGCAGGCAGGTGTCGTGGCCGGTGGACATGATGCGGTTCTTCAAGCGTTTGCCGCGGATCTGCAAGGCTTCGAACAGGTGAGGGAAGGCGGTCTGCATACAGGCGGCTCCGGTGCGGTGTTGTTCTTGTTTTTTTATGAAAGTGTAGCGTCAGTAAAAAATCAACTTGTTTTTTTACTGGTCGACGACTAGGTTTTTCTCACCCTCATGGCGAGGGCGTGACCTCACAACAACAAGAAAACGGGCCCCTCGGGCACCGACAGGAGGCAACTACGATGCAGGTATTCCCACGTGTAAGCAGCCTTTGCGCAGCGTTGCTGGCCATGGGCCTGGGCAGTGCGCAAGCGGCACCGCAGATGGTCGTGGTCGGCTATGGTGGTGCCGGCCAGAAAGCCCAGGACGAGGCGATCTTCAAACCGTTCAGTGCCCAGGATGGCAGCAAGCTGATCCAGAGCGAGTACAACGGCGAAATGGCACGGATCCAGGTAATGGCCGACACCGGCAATGTCGACTGGGACGTGGTGCAGATCGAAGGGCCTGACCTGATGCGTGGCTGCGACGAGGGCATCTACGAGCAGCTGGACTGGCAGCGCATGGGCCATGCGGGTGAACTGATTGCCGACGCGGCACAAGCCTGTGGCTCGGCCGCGCTGGTATGGAGCGTGGCCATTGCCTATGACCGCAGCAAGCTGGCCCAGGCGCCTGCGTCGTGGGCCGACTTCTGGGACGTGAGCAAGTACCCGGGCAAGCGCGGCCTGCGCAAGCGTGCGGTGTACAATCTGGAGTTCGCCCTGATGGCTGACGGGGTCAAGGTCGAGGATGTCTACAAGGTACTGGCCACTCCGGCCGGGGTCGAGCGTGCCTTTGCCAAACTCAGCGAACTCAAGCCGCATATCCAGTGGTGGGACGCCGGGGCCCAGCCTGCCCAGTGGCTGGCGGCGGGTGACGTGGTGATGACCTCGACCTACAGCGGGCGCATCGCCGTGGCGGCCCAGCAGGGCAGCCCGCTGGCAGTGGTCTGGCCTGGCAGCCTGTATGGCATGGATTACTGGGCGATCATCAAAGGCTCGCGGCATGTCGACCAGGCCAAGCGGCTGATCGCCTTCGCCAACCAGCCGGATACCCAGGTGCGTTATGTGCAGCAGATCCCCTATGGGCCGACCAACACCCAGGCGGCAGCGAAGCTCGACCCGTCCCTGGCCAGTTGGGTGCCTACTTCGCC
Encoded here:
- a CDS encoding AAA family ATPase, translated to MSVAQSMKVLVLCGPESSGKSWLSGVIQAHFGGVVVAEYVRHFIDQECRDTCYADIPAIARGQLAWEDHAREQAPPLLILDTHLLSNMLWSHALFGDCPAWLEQALLARHYHLHLLLSPQGVDWVADGQRSQPELRDRQRFFDDSLHWLQRHDQAYKIIEGNWPQRQLLALQTVARFIGSDAPSCPTEC
- the pnuC gene encoding nicotinamide riboside transporter PnuC encodes the protein MSGLELIAAVLGVTAVWLTVKQNAWCWPIGLVMVLIYGWLFYEVKLYSGMLLQVAYAILQVYGWWQWKRPGHAEDARQVTRLQRPALLAGLAGGVLLSAALGAAMATWTDAALPWLDATLTGFSLVAQLWMAQKRLQCWPLWVVVDIIYVGQYLHQQLYFTAGFFAVLTLIAVRGWLEWRRDPALVQP
- a CDS encoding methyl-accepting chemotaxis protein, giving the protein MDQVATAVNEVTYAVQDVAKTAEQAAGEMRTAQQQVAHGQEAIHGSLAQIDRLSLTIDQAVQVIRDLAGHSTRIGGVLDVIRSIAEQTNLLALNAAIEAARAGEQGRGFAVVADEVRLLAQRTAQSTAEIHTMIEHLQSQSDAAVKAIDTSSEASRQTVEQAREAGASLDAINQSLNNLTALNASIASATLQQSHVVEEINRNVLDTAGLSQQTADAARQSSDAGMALGQLSEELEQLLRQFRV
- a CDS encoding undecaprenyl-diphosphate phosphatase, with protein sequence MDFWTAFQAIILGVVEGLTEFLPISSTGHQIIVADLIGFGGERAMAFNIIIQLAAILAVVWEFRGKIFDVVFGLTSQPTARRFTGNLLLAFLPAVVLGVLFADLIHEYLFNPITVAAALVVGGVIMLWAERREHRVEVDHVDDMRWSHALKIGFIQCLAMIPGTSRSGSTIIGGLLFGLSRKAATEFSFFLAMPTMVGAAVYSGYKYRDLFQPGDLPVFAIGFVTSFIFAMIAVRGLLKFIANHSYAVFAWYRIAFGLLILATWQFGWVDWATAHG
- a CDS encoding DUF1294 domain-containing protein; translation: MAEAARGQRGEGVRNLRLKLLLLGLLCLLPGLGAARMAWVDQAWWPLALYPAMSLISLLLYWQDKQQARTQAWRTPEKVLHASELLGGWPGALLAQQLYRHKTRKLSYQLVFWGIVLVHQVFWADWLFLGGRYLTFS
- a CDS encoding MmcQ/YjbR family DNA-binding protein — its product is MSERNMSEAQVAAFCLSLPGAREDYKWGGIRVFSVAGNKMFAVLDLAGAGLSFKVADELFLGYCDRPGVRPAPYLARARWISMALPYPMGREELCDLLQRSHQLVVRRLPKRLQVGLVL
- a CDS encoding LysR substrate-binding domain-containing protein, producing the protein MQDLNDLFYFARVVEAGGFAAAGRQLGIPKSRLSRRIAELEERLGTRLLQRTTRQLKLTAVGERYLHHCQAMLLEAEAADEAVASMSSEPRGRLRVSCPVALAHAFLPDVISRFLAQYPLVQLDMVLLNRRVDLISEGIDVALRVRDLGDEDPALVTRRLRQAQMQLVAAPGFADHIREPGQLASLPVLGAAEADRLVHFRLFGPHGKQQEIALEPRLAIDDFVVRNAAVRAGLGFTALPSMFCEEELARGELVRLLPDWSLPGGYLQAVYPHRRGLLPAVRVWIDHLAASFEACGEKYV
- a CDS encoding FMN-dependent NADH-azoreductase, translating into MKLLHIDSSILGDNSASRQLSREVVEAWKAADPSVEVVYRDLAADAIAHFSAATLVAAGTPEDMRDAAQAFEAKLSAETLEEFLAADAVVIGAPMYNFTVPTQLKAWIDRVAVAGKTFRYTEAGPEGLCGNKKVVLVSTAGGLHAGQPTGAGHEDFLKVFLGFIGVTDLEIVRAHGLAYGPEHRSQAIDAAQAQIANELFAAA
- a CDS encoding NAD(P)/FAD-dependent oxidoreductase; protein product: MKQILIIGAGFAGLWSALSAVRQLDLHDRKDVEVTLLAPQAELHVRPRFYEPDVHAMAAPLQELFDAVNVRFVQGTAFHIDEAARRVSYRTRSGTQCNLPYDRLIMACGSVLNRPDMVGIEHVFDVDKLDSAARLETHLKSLANLPDTPARNTVVVAGGGFTGIETATELPARLREILGEDAALRVVVVDRGARIGAALGDGIRLAIEQASEALGVEWICGATVASVDPVGVLLDNGQRIDASTVIWTVGFKANPLTEQISGERDRQGRLHVDGNLKVKGNDAVYAAGDVAYAACDEAGNYAVMSCQHAIPLGRHAGNNAAAELIGVAPKTYSQPKYVTCLDLGAWGAVYTEGWERTVSPPEDKAEAKVLKAQINTVWIYPPAAERAAALAAADPAIPVA
- a CDS encoding helix-turn-helix domain-containing protein — translated: MSQLPQPPASEAGGAAPQFLGSRIRGLRKRRGMTLAELATHSELTAGYISQLERNLSYPSIPALFNIARSLGVTIQWFFASEATTAPEDQGYVVRRNSRLSVHYEDGIVDQLLTPQPNRQLEILHSRFPPGSYSQQSYSHDGEEAGYILSGSFELWVGERHFQLGEGDSFSFSSQEPHRYGNPGEVDAVVIWVITPPTF
- a CDS encoding FAD-dependent oxidoreductase, whose protein sequence is MQTAFPHLFEALQIRGKRLKNRIMSTGHDTCLPTDNLVNDKLIAYQRARAAGGVGLIVLQVAGVHDSARYTSHVLMATDDACIDGYRQLAEACHEHGTVVLSQLFHPGREIMESADGLLAVAYSASAVPNERFRVMPRALDQAMIDEIVQGYASAARRLHQAGLDGVEVVASHGYLPAQFLNPRVNQRTDGYNGELEQRLRFLREVLGAVRAATDEQFIIGLRISADERDSQGLSEDESLAAAVALQGQLDYLHIVAGTSASLGGAVHIVPPMAIQPAYLAREAGTFKQHLGIPLFVTGRINQPQEAELILARGQADVCGMTRALICDPQMPNKTEHGQVEDVRACIACNQACIGHFHRGLPISCIQRPETGRELQYEQLSITTHPKRILVAGGGPAGMKAAAVAAARGHQVTLYEAGPQLGGQVLLAQLLPRRSEFGGASTNLQREMALAGVEVVRNTRVDRALVERERPDLVIAATGATPYWPAFERTGELQVVDAWQILRNEAKPGRSVLVIDWRCDWIGPGIAERLVREGHQVQLAVNGTHCGESLPLYVRDQLAGELHRLGIPVTPYARLYGSDDNTVYLQHTASGEPMIFEGIDTLVLCLGHQPEDRLATELAGLVEVRRIGDCLAPRTAEEAIHDGLTVAWAL
- a CDS encoding ABC transporter substrate-binding protein, whose amino-acid sequence is MQVFPRVSSLCAALLAMGLGSAQAAPQMVVVGYGGAGQKAQDEAIFKPFSAQDGSKLIQSEYNGEMARIQVMADTGNVDWDVVQIEGPDLMRGCDEGIYEQLDWQRMGHAGELIADAAQACGSAALVWSVAIAYDRSKLAQAPASWADFWDVSKYPGKRGLRKRAVYNLEFALMADGVKVEDVYKVLATPAGVERAFAKLSELKPHIQWWDAGAQPAQWLAAGDVVMTSTYSGRIAVAAQQGSPLAVVWPGSLYGMDYWAIIKGSRHVDQAKRLIAFANQPDTQVRYVQQIPYGPTNTQAAAKLDPSLASWVPTSPQNLQGALAMNVEFWVDHGEELEQRFNAWASK